A portion of the Psilocybe cubensis strain MGC-MH-2018 chromosome 10, whole genome shotgun sequence genome contains these proteins:
- a CDS encoding L-tryptophan decarboxylase: protein MQVIPACNSAAIRSLCPTPESLRNMGWLSVSDAVYSEFIGELATRASNRNYSNEFGLMQPIQEFKAFIESDPVVHQEFIDMFEGIQDSPRNYQELCNMFNDIFRKAPVYGDLGPPVYMIMAKLMNTRAGFSAFTRQRLNLHFKKLFDTWGLFLSSKDSRNVLVADQFDDRHCGWLNERALSAMVKHYNGRAFDEVFLCDKNAPYYGFNSYDDFFNRRFRNRDIDRPVVGGVNNTTLISAACESLSYNVSYDVQSLDTLVFKGETYSLKHLLNNDPFTPQFEHGSILQGFLNVTAYHRWHAPVNGTIVKIINVPGTYFAQAPSTIGDPIPDNDYDPPPYLKSLVYFSNIAARQIMFIEADNKEIGLIFLVFIGMTEISTCEATVSEGQHVNRGDDLGMFHFGGSSFALGLRKDCRAEIVEKFTEPGTVIRINEVVAALKA, encoded by the exons ATGCAGGTGATACCCGCGTGCAACTCGGC AGCAATAAGATCACTATGTCCTACTCCCGAGTCTTTGAGAAACATGGGATGGCTCTCTGTCAGCGATGCGGTCTACAGCGAGTTCATAGGAGAGTTGGCTACCCGCGCTTCCAATCGAAATTACTCCAACGAGTTCGGCCTCATGCAACCTATCCAGGAATTCAAGGCTTTCATTGAAAGCGACCCGGTGGTGCACCAAGAATTTATTGACATGTTCGAGGGCATTCAGGACTCT CCAAGGAATTATCAGGAACTATGTAATATGTTCAACGATATCTTTCGCAAAGCTCCCGTCTACGGAGACCTTGGCCCTCCCGTTTATATGATTATGGCCAAATTAATGAACACCCGAGCGGGCTTCTCTGCATTCACGAGACAAAGGTTGAACCTTCACTTCAAAAAACTTTTCGATACCTGGGGATTGTTCCTGTCTTCGAAAGATTCTCGAAATGTTCTTGTGGCCGACCAGTTCGACGACAGACATTGCGGCTGGTTGAACGAGCGGGCCTTGTCTGCTATGGTTAAACATTACAATGGACGCGCATTTGATGAAGTCTTCCTCTGCGATAAAAATGCCCCATACTACGGCTTCAACTCTTACGACGACTTCTTTAATCGCAGATTTCGAAACCGAGATATCGACCGACCTGTCGTCGGTGGAGTTAACAACACCACCCTCATTTCTGCTGCTTGCGAATCACTTTCCTACAACGTCTCTTATGACGTCCAGTCTCTCGACACTTTAGTTTTCAAAGGAGAGACTTATTCGCTTAAGCATTTGCTGAATAATGACCCTTTCACCCCACAATTCGAGCATGGGAGTATTCTACAAGGATTCTTGAACGTCACCGCTTACCACCGATGGCACGCACCCGTCAATGGGACAATCGTCAAAATCATCAACGTTCCAGGTACCTACTTTGCGCAAGCCCCGAGCACGATTGGCGACCCTATCCCGGATAACGATTACGACCCACCTCCTTACCTTAAGTCTCTTGTCTACTTCTCTAATATTGCCGCAAGGCAAATTATGTTTATTGAAGCCGACAACAAGGAAATTGGCCTCATTTTCCTTGTGTTCATCGGCATGACCGAAATCTCGACATGTGAAGCCACGGTGTCCGAAGGTCAACACGTCAATCGTGGCGATGACTTGGGAATGTTCCATTTCGGTGGTTCTTCGTTCGCGCTTGGTCTGAGGAAGGATTGCAGGGCAGAGATCGTTGAAAAGTTCACCGAACCCGGAACAGTGATCAGAATCAACGAAGTCGTCGCTGCTCTAAAGGCTTAG
- a CDS encoding Lipase 2 has protein sequence MSIALIKSFFTEDGRARSWKRVVVDSATAWILSNFNRRQLRKVFGETEPVYMDFVKAKGLTPVVEELGHDSRLFWLGPRKSERVILYLHGGAFLFGAFISSPYFWTHTRDSIARNGKEVDVAMLNYTLVPDAMFPTQLKQAVLAIHHLVSTGIKPENIQLTGDSAGGVLIHEVISHILHPVPGVPKLDLSAPLGGAYLMSPWSCLKDSSLLRNNLGRGDVVPLSASIYWGSKVLDGVSESGIPYLDGISVPQNWFKGVDKVVKRILISAGDAEILRDAIIKYSKTVEKYHKDVTLFLDEHGVHDDPFILFLVGEPNKGKLTPFVINWLDKGFTA, from the exons ATGTCGATTGCATTGATCAAGTCATTCTTCACGGAAGATGGAAGGGCAAGGAGTTGGAAGAGAGTCGTAGTGGACAGTGCCACAGCATGGATCCTATCAAACTTCAACAGAAGACAACTCCGCAAAGTGTTTGGCGAAACTGAACCAGTATACATGGACTTTGTAAAGGCAAAAGGGTTGACTCCAGTGGTTGAGGAGCTTGGCCACGACTCAAGATTGTTCTGGTTGGGACCCAGGAAGTCAGAGCGCGTTATTCTCTACCTGCATG GCGGAGCTTTCTTGTTCGGTGCTTTTATATCATCTCCATACTTTTGGACCCACACTCGAGATTCAATTGCACGCAACGGCAAGGAAGTCGACGTTGCAATGTTGAACTATA CTCTTGTCCCCGACGCAATGTTTCCCACTCAGCTGAAGCAAGCGGTGCTTGCAATCCACCATCTAGTATCAACAGGAATAAAGCCGGAGAATATTCAGCTCACTGGGGATTCAGCGGGAGGTGTTCTTATTCACGAAGTCATCTCCCACATACTTCATCCCGTACCAGGCGTTCCCAAACTGGACTTGTCTGCGCCTTTGGGAGGGGCATACCTCATGTCTCCGTGGTCCTGTTTGAAGGACAGCTCACTGCTTCGAAACAATCTAGGTAGAGGTGACGTCGTTCCATTATCGGCGTCCATATACTGGGGATCTAAAGTCTTGGATGGTGTCTCGGAATCTGGTATACCATACCTTGACGGAATTAGTGTTCCCCAGAACTGGTTTAAGGGGGTCGACAAGGTAGTCAAGCGTATTCTTATTAGCGCTGGAGACGCAGAGATACTACGAGATGCTATCATCAAATACTCCAAGACTGTGGAGAAATACCACAAAGATGTCACATTGTTCCTTGATGAGCATGGGGTCCATGATGACCCATTCATACTCTTCCTTGTTGGCGAGCCTAACAAGGGCAAGTTGACCCCATTTGTAATTAACTGGCTTGACAAGGGTTTTACAGCATAG
- a CDS encoding Serine/threonine-protein kinase STY46: MALPQSFSTTADCPFMEQSPSTATVKLSSSSNPASPSLSRSVAFSAGTEMQTRARSNTDSGHYTHLSSSPTMRSRLSPVRMTQSSSFASLLLSVRPRSRSKAPSDIDRLSSASELHKADSPTSWFGKACDFIRPWEDSDDEDIPEEQKQAYIQTREAVNATLKRMVGYAGDIALEVLVTSIELMEYAPVPALQGLSKTFMGIWKTVQQVSMNRLAFLRLTQTCTTILDSICNEVENSDEYVARQLAGPILVLERSFDSFLSLVKSQVELPFLARYLKRDDTAKAIADCNESLLRSLTLFTTTIQIRTYQAVCANMQMSSNNQAQILSLMDHGFTTHSEALLTTEKAKRCSAPDLDGLPSSSSHRSFELSASPTIVSRSTDDLLSRPHIMPILQKIQTAQNAQDAKADMEDLRRSIKAALESGSDAKLLSFLGIEAQEMPEAIKTLQRTLEKKSEIGEEGTKDTLHEEFIESGIDALRRMSVGNRFSTNLPFWTITKYEVERGRKIGMGFFSEVFQGTWKGRVVAIKVLSEVTPSDLFVREIKVWKSLVHPNVLKLYGASSATGSHPWFFVSPYMKNGNLVEFLRKISQRDETELHELGSIAENLPSSKSRGSYGRSFIKILKLTDVYRILQEIAKGMEYLHQMNASNVLVDDHCRCVISDFGQSEMKSEVCRITGSSMQAGTLRWKAPELLEGSSMLTTATDIYAYGIVCIEVLTMGDLPWAHDDDDEVRYNVLEKDKRPLIPENFTSPLFHEMISACWERDPAKRSPFTDTVSRLQRLRIIVGDGSDPSVIIDDEMPPLSPSLSATCASPSIKSPTSTPHLSHGNHRECFDDSDDYVAIPSAQEVDALRMEDVKITSGQRNVQPETLRRASSVASKRLSQTQPPKDNGPNCSVLDDNVPLSANAGFFEARDEMRYRYLLEHDYNPSLTLPLWTPSTVHIGDVGYLLKPSGSFFTLFNALQRTKTPGGLTGGFPSMAGYGSVSKGHIHLDKKNAAQKGLEAFTGLLAFRTKHDMPLVRHHTFRLRSGHKSAHIYTEEAEYHYMKKLDAPRAWFRANVDLILNYYGKEHNIQKEDLLLVISLLEAPNYALFVNHGHPDGQGHFYVFSTPKKGHPWGKFTTDTTIAPDGAQNAPDEAVDGRKDACKVSLVNDPPKAVVVGRLRFKPDCAEPTTAKSCIFDNPHKAKMARQENTNDQKFPSLTDFWKDNCTDDPEFAFEQYVQMYHACFKPATSPGPYGQGSSSYFHRKGIKECRERLVTRQNTELSAGASQENVDDLLELGLRVATGTHLKFDEATGVALFKRVVDGEYPKEKKAIAASLICHCMKRRILDDTQQFDTLEAFQWADLSCEYGLFSYCCLHLVLSYDRLGKAPLDRGDFSKFTNIWNAYDRFREETGLQRPRSGHCENCHRQPKRRSMLKKCAGDCILDNKPVYCGKKCQKEHWPKHRRWCKLETVETDSEWTTDSVREDWEYSEGEGAPEPPDVLPNTKVEVNFASGRR; encoded by the exons ATGGCTCTGCCTCAGTCGTTCTCGACCACTGCAGACTGTCCGTTCATGGAACAATCGCCTTCCACTGCGACTGTGAAGTTGTCTTCGTCAAGTAATCCGGcatccccttccctttctcgCTCTGTTGCATTTTCGGCGGGTACCGAAATGCAGACCAGAGCACGCTCAAACACTGACTCTGGACACTACACccacctttcttcttcacctaCAATGCGGAGCCGGCTCTCGCCCGTCAGGATGACCCAAAGTAGCTCGTTTGCTAGTCTTTTGCTGTCTGTGAGGCCAAGGTCGAGGTCGAAAGCTCCGAGCGATATCGACAGACTAAGTTCCGCCTCGGAATTGCACAAGGCGGATTCACCTACGAGTTGGTTCGGAAAGGCTTGCGATTTCATACGACCCTGGGAGGATAgcgatgatgaagatataCCAGAGGAGCAAAAACAGGCCTATATCCAAACTCGCGAG GCTGTGAATGCCACTCTGAAGCGCATGGTCGGATATGCAGGCGATATTGCATTAGAGGTGCTGGTTACATCAATCGAACTGATGGAATATGCGCCTGTTCCTGCCCTACAAGGACTTTCCAAGACCTTTATGGGTATTTGGAAGACGGTCCAACAAGTTTCT ATGAACCGTCTGGCATTTCTTCGCCTTACACAGACATGTACAACCATCTTGGACTCGATTTGCAATGAAGTGGAAAATTCTGACGAGTACGTCGCTAGACAATTGGCAGGACCTATTCTTGTACTCGAACG ATCTTttgattcttttctttctctggtTAAATCGCAAGTTGAACTCCCTTTTCTGGCTCGATATCTAAAACGGGATGACACAGCAAAAGCGATAGCTGATTGCAACGAATCTTTGCTACGGTCTCTGACATTATTCACG ACCACTATCCAAATTCGAACTTATCAGGCAGTCTGCGCTAACATGCAGATGAGTTCTAACAACCAAGCTCAGATACTTTCCCTGATGGATCATGGATTCACGACTCATTCTGAGGCATTGCTCACAACTGAGAAAGCCAAACGATGCTCAGCACCCGATCTAGATGGACTCCCGTCGTCTTCTTCGCATCGATCATTTGAATTATCAGCATCACCTACAATAGTGTCACGTTCCACCGACGATTTACTTTCAAGGCCTCATATCATGCCCATTCTTCAAAAGATCCAAACTGCGCAAAATGCCCAAGATGCCAAAGCAGATATGGAAGATTTAAGAAGGTCAATTAAGGCGGCATTGGAATCTGGAAGCGATGCGAAGCTACTTTCATTCCTCGGCATTGAAGCCCAAGAGATGCCAGAGGCTATTAAAACATTGCAGAGAACTCTCGAAAAGAAATCAGAAATTGGAGAGGAAGGGACGAAGGACACTCTTCATGAAGAGTTTATAGAAAGTGGCATTGACGCGTTGAGGCGAATGAGCGTTGGGAATAGGTTctcaacaaacctcccttTCTGGACAATCACAAA GTATGAGGTGGAGAGAGGTCGTAAGATAGGAATGGGATTTTTCTCTGAAGTTTTTCAAGGAACGTGGAAAGGTCGAGTGGTTGCTATCAAGGTTCTTTCTGAAGTCACTCCTTCCGATTTATTCGTCAGGGAAATAAAGGTCTGGAAATCTCTCGTCCACCCTAACGTTCTCAAGCTCTACGGTGCAAGTAGTGCGACTGGAAGTCACCCCTGGTTCTTTGTTAGTCCCTATATGAAAAATGGCAATCTTGTCGAGTTTTTGAGGAAGATTTCGCAACGGGACGAAACAGAACTACATGAACTGGGTTCCATCGCAGAGAATCTTCCCTCATCGAAGAGTCGGGGAAGTTATGGACGATCTTTCATAAAGATATTGAAGCTGACAGACGTATATCGCATCCTGCAAGAGATTGCCAAAGGAATGGAATATTTACATCAGATGAAT GCGTCAAATGTTTTAGTGGATGATCACTGCAGATGCGTTATTTCTGACTTTGGCCAGAGCGAAATGAAGTCGGAGGTGTGCAGGATAACGGGATCATCCATGCAAG CCGGGACATTGAGGTGGAAAGCTCCAGAGTTGTTGGAAGGGTCGTCAATGTTGACCACGGCGACTGACATTTATGCATACGGTATTGTCTGCATCGAAGTGCTCACTATGGGAGACCTACCATGGGCacacgatgatgacgacgaagtTCGATATAATGTTCTGG AGAAAGACAAGCGGCCACTTATTCCAGAGAATTTTACGTCACCTTTGTTCCATGAAATGATAAGCGCTTGTTGGGAGCGGGATCCAGCAAAACGATCTCCATTTACAGACACTGTGTCAAGACTTCAGCGCCTCAGGATTATTGTGGGTGATGGTTCGGATCCTTCGGTGATTATCGACGACGAAATGCCGCCACTATCTCCAAGTTTATCTGCCACCTGTGCCTCTCCATCCATCAAAT CCCCAACGTCCACTCCGCACTTAAGTCATGGAAACCATCGAGAATGTTTCGATGACTCAGATGATTATGTTGCAATACCATCTGCACAGGAGGTGGATGCACTTCGTATGGAAGATGTCAAAATTACAAGTGGGCAACGAAATGTTCAACCCGAGACACTTCGTCGAGCATCATCTGTGGCCTCAAAGCGTCTTTCACAAACTCAGCCACCCAAAGACAATGGCCCAAATTGCTCAGTTCTGGATGACAATGTTCCCCTCTCTGCCAATGCGGGGTTCTTTGAGGCGAGGGACGAAATGCGTTATCGCTACCTTTTGGAACATGACTATAACCCATCTT TGACGCTGCCTCTATGGACTCCTTCAACCGTTCACATAGGAGACGTTGGGTACCTGTTGAAGCCCTCTGGATCATTTTTTACCCTGTTCAATGCACTTCAGCGTACCAAGACCCCTGGCGGGCTTACCGGCGGTTTCCCTTCCATGGCCGGCTATGGGAGTGTTTCGAAAGGCCACATCCAccttgacaaaaaaaatgctgcgcaaaagggGCTTGAAGCCTTTACTGGATTGTTGGCGTTCAGAACAAAGCACGACATGCCTCTTGT TCGTCATCACACATTTCGCCTCCGTTCTGGTCATAAATCCGCGCATATATACACTGAAGAGGCTGAATATCACTATATGAAGAAGCTAGATGCACCCAGGGCATGGTTTCGAGCAAACGTTGACTTGATTCTGAATTACTATGGCAAGGAACATAACATTCAAAAGGAAGATCTACTTCTTG TTATTAGCTTGCTCGAAGCACCAAACTACGCTCTCTTTGTCAATCACGGACATCCCGACGGACAG GGTCATTTTTACGTTTTCTCTACACCGAAAAAAGGGCATCCTTGGGGCAAATTTACCACCGATACGACAATTGCGCCAGACGGTGCCCAAAATGCCCCTGATGAAGCTGTGGATGGAAGGAAAGATGCTTGTAAAGTTTCTCTCGTCAATGATCCTCCAAAAGCTGTAGTAGTCGGTCGTTTGAGATTCAAACCTGACTGCGCGGAGCCAACGACGGCCAA GTCATGTATCTTTGATAATCCACACAAGGCTAAAATGGCTCGCCAAGAAAACACGAATGACCAAAAGTTCCCCTCCTTGACAGATTTCTGGAAGGATAACTGCACCGATGATCCAGAATTCGCGTTTGAGCAATATGTTCAAATGTATCACGCTTGCTTCAAGCCCGCGACGTCGCCTGGTCCGTATGGTCAAGGATCATCCTCATATTTTCATAGAAAAGGTATCAAAGAATGTCGCGAACGTCTTGTAACGCGTCAGAATACGGAGTTATCTGCTGGGGCGTCGCAAGAGAACGTTGATGATCTTCTTGAGTTGGGTCTTCG GGTGGCCACCGGTACTCATTTGAAGTTCGACGAAGCTACGGGGGTTGCATTGTTCAAACGGGTGGTAGATGGGGAGTAtcccaaagaaaagaaggcgaTTGCAGCCAGTCTCATTTGCCATTGCATGAAGCGGAGGATACTCGACGATACCCAACAATTTGACACTTTGGAAGCATTTCAATGGGCCGATCTCAGCTGCGAGTACGGGCTCTTCAGCTATTGCTGTCTTCACTTGGTTCTGTCGTACGACCGCTTGGGGAAAGCACCACTTGATCGAGGGGACTTTTCCAAATTCACCAATATTTGGAATGCATATGACCGCTTCCGCGAAGAGACGGGGCTGCAGAGACCAAGATCGGGGCATTGCGAAAACTGTCATAGGCAACCCAAGCGACGGAGTATGCTAAAGAAATGTGCAGGAGATTGTATCTTGGATAACAAACCCGTGTATTGTGGTAAAAAATGTCAAAAAGAG CACTGGCCCAAACATCGTCGATGGTGTAAACTGGAAACTGTCGAAACCGACTCTGAATGGACAACAGATTCAGTGCGCGAAGACTGGGAATATagcgaaggagaaggagcaCCTGAACCACCAGATGTCCTTCCAAACACTAAAGTTGAGGTCAATTTTGCATCTGGTCGACGTTGA
- a CDS encoding Putative steryl acetyl hydrolase mug81, with amino-acid sequence MTGTTLPRNKLSILDQLKIAAVLVPTPVVMSAALIKSFFTEDGRAKSWKRVIADSTTAWIVSNINRRQVRGVFGETGTVYRDFVKAKGLTPVIEELGHDSRLLWLGPRKSERVILYLHGGAFLFGALPSTPYFWTHTQDVIAKNGKEVDVAMLNYTLVPDAMFPTQLKQAVLAIQHLISTGIKPENIQLAGDSAGGALIHEVLSHLLHPVPDVPKLVLSAPLGGAYLMSPWTSLKDSPMLRSNQGRGDILTLSTVVYWGSKVLDGVPESGIPYLDGISAPEDWFKGIDKVVKRILISAGDAEVFRDTIIKYTKTVEKYHKDVTFFLDEHGVHDDPFLHFLVGEPNRGKLTPFIIDWLDKGFNV; translated from the exons ATGACAGGAACGACTCTACCTAGAAACAAACTCTCTATCCTCGATCAGCTAAAGATTGCCGCGGTTTTGGTCCCAACAC CGGTGGTTATGTCGGCCGCATTGATCAAATCATTCTTTACGGAGGATGGAAGGGCTAAAAGCTGGAAGAGAGTCATAGCGGACAGTACCACGGCATGGATTGTTTCGAACATCAACAGAAGACAAGTTCGTGGAGTCTTCGGTGAAACTGGAACAGTATACAGGGATTTTGTAAAGGCAAAGGGATTGACTCCGGTAATTGAAGAGCTTGGTCACGACTCAAGGTTGCTCTGGCTCGGACCTAGAAAATCGGAACGTGTTATACTCTACTTGCATG GTGGGGCGTTCTTATTTGGGGCTCTCCCATCAACCCCATACTTTTGGACCCACACTCAAGATGTTATCGCAAAGAACGGGAAGGAAGTTGACGTCGCAATGTTAAATTATA CTCTTGTCCCTGATGCAATGTTCCCTACTCAGTTGAAGCAAGCTGTGCTCGCCATTCAGCACCTCATATCGACGGGAATAAAGCCAGAGAATATCCAACTCGCCGGAGATTCAGCAGGAGGAGCCCTCATTCATGAAGTTCTATCACATCTGCTTCATCCAGTGCCAGACGTCCCCAAACTAGTTTTATCTGCGCCACTGGGCGGGGCATACCTTATGTCTCCATGGACTTCCCTGAAGGACAGTCCAATGCTTCGAAGTAATCAAGGCAGAGGGGACATTCTTACCCTATCGACCGTCGTCTACTGGGGGTCTAAAGTCTTGGACGGAGTTCCGGAATCTGGAATACCATACCTTGACGGGATTAGTGCTCCTGAAGACTGGTTCAAGGGTATCGACAAGGTGGTCAAGCGTATTCTGATTAGCGCCGGAGACGCGGAAGTTTTTCGAGACACTATCATCAAGTATACAAAAACAGTTGAGAAGTATCACAAAGACGTTACATTCTTCCTCGATGAACACGGCGTCCATGATGATCCATTCCTACACTTCCTTGTTGGAGAACCAAACAGGGGGAAGTTGACCCCATTCATAATCGACTGGCTGGACAAGGGATTCAATGTGTAG
- a CDS encoding Dehydrogenase aclE yields MSPPTKPVIGVGFVGLSSTGWASTALAPSLIQPSLTGAYDIVAVSTTSEESAKKSAEKYSKWVGHPIKAYFGDASRISADSDVDLVAVAVAAPHHKSVVMRAIEATKDFFVEWPAGASLKDTEEMAEAARKSGVRSIVGLQGRHSMVTRKVKELLSSGVIGTVRSTNVFALMPRELNLWTPFSSEKDLRLTQRENGSTMLDIPIIHQLDILTFLLGDFVTISATDAIFFPVGTVVDSEGKPTEKTYPSTNPDHFSITGFLESGTMVNIFWRAGYASSEGRRQYIWEIEGDEGSIRMEAPVAYPSIYEPDLYINGKKFEFDAPGDILQSLGVAWREFAAGGTGNFATIEDAVKNHHLIQAIEASARSGTRITLQKRV; encoded by the exons ATGTCCCCACCTACGAAACCTGTAATTGGAGTAGGCTTTGTCGGTCTATCTTCGACGGGATGGGCGTCAACGGCTCTCGCCCCGTCACTTATACAGCCATCCTTGACCGGTGCATATGACATTGTAGCTGTGTCCACGACATCCGAAGAATCGGCGAAGAAATCTGCAGAAAAGTATTCGAAATGGGTTGGACATCCTATCAAGGCGTATTTTGGCGACGCCTCACGCATTTCTGCTGATAGTGACGTTGATTTAGTTGCAGTGGCTGTTGCTGCTCCACATCACAAATCTGTCGTAATGCGCGCTATAGAGGCCACAAAAGACTTCTTTGTAGAGTGGCCAGCTGGAGCGTCGCTGAAAGACACGGAAGAAATGGCAGAAGCTGCTCGTAAAAGTGGAGTTCGGTCGATTGTAGGTTTACAAGGAAGGCATTCAATGGTAACTCGGAAG GTCAAGGAACTGTTGTCTTCTGGTGTGATCGGGACAGTTAGATCTACTAACGTA TTTGCTCTCATGCCGCGTGAGCTAAATTTGTGGACACCTTTCTCATCAGAGAAGGACTTAAGGTTAACTCAAAGGGAGAATG GGTCAACCATGTTAGATATACCTATTATTCATCAGCTTGATATTCTCACTTTCCTCCTCGGTGACTTTGTCACGATTTCGGCGACTGACGCAATTTTCTTTCCTGTTGGAACTGTCGTTGACAGTGAGGGAAAACCGACTGAGAAGACCTATCCCTCTACAAATCCAGACCATTTTTCTATCACTGGATTTTTAGAAAGTGGGACTATGGTCAATATATTCTGGCGCGCAGGCTATGCGTCCAGCGAAGGACGACGACAATACATATGGGAGATCGAAGGAGACGAAGGTAGCATCAGAATGGAGGCTCCTGTGGCCTACCCAAGCATTTACGAACCTGACCTTTATATTAACGGCAAGAAATTCGAATTCGATGCCCCTGGAGACATCCTGCAGTCGCTTGGTGTAGCGTGGAGAGAATTTGCTGCTGGTGGTACCGGAAACTTTGCCACCATTGAAGATGCGGTGAAGAATCATCATCTTATTCAAGCAATCGAGGCCAGTGCGAGGTCTGGGACTCGTATTACCCTCCAAAAACGTGTATAG
- a CDS encoding Putative steryl acetyl hydrolase mug81 encodes MILSIALIKSLFTEDGRAKSWKRVVIDSVIAWLVSHVNRRQVRGVFGETGAVYRDFVKAKRLTPEVEELGYDSRLFWLGPRKSERVILYMHGGAFLFGAFPSTPYFWTHIRDVIANNGKEVDVAMLNYTLVPDAMFPTQLKQAVLAIQHLISTGIKPENIQLAGDSAGGVLIHEVLSHMLHPVPDVPSLVLSAPLGGAYLMSPACSLKDSPLLRSNQGRGDIITTPTVIYWGSKLFEGVPEFGIPYLEGNSAPEDWFKGVDKVVKRILISAGDAEIFRDAIIKYTKTIEKHHKDVTFFLEKHGVHDDPFLLFLVGEPNRGKLTPFIIDWLDKGFNA; translated from the exons ATGATTTTGTCGATCGCATTGATCAAGTCTCTCTTCACGGAGGATGGCAGGGCTAAAAGCTGGAAGAGAGTCGTAATAGACAGTGTCATAGCATGGCTCGTTTCTCACGTCAACAGAAGACAAGTTCGTGGTGTCTTTGGTGAAACTGGAGCAGTATACAGGGATTTTGTCAAGGCAAAGAGGTTGACTCCAGAAGTCGAGGAGCTTGGCTATGACTCAAGGCTGTTTTGGCTCGGACCTAGGAAGTCGGAACGCGTCATTCTCTACATGCATG GCGGGGCATTCTTATTCGGGGCTTTCCCATCAACTCCATACTTCTGGACCCACATCCGAGATGTCATCGCAAATAACGGGAAGGAAGTCGACGTTGCTATGCTGAATTACA CTTTAGTCCCCGACGCAATGTTCCCTACCCAGCTAAAACAAGCAGTGCTTGCCATTCAGCATCTTATTTCAACAGGAATAAAGCCGGAGAACATACAACTCGCTGGAGATTCCGCTGGAGGCGTTCTCATTCACGAAGTCCTCTCTCATATGCTTCATCCCGTACCAGACGTTCCCAGTCTGGTTTTATCGGCCCCATTGGGTGGGGCATACCTTATGTCTCCCGCGTGTTCTCTGAAGGACAGTCCACTGCTTCGAAGTAATCAAGGTAGAGGTGACATCATTACGACACCCACCGTCATTTACTGGGGGTCAAAACTCTTTGAAGGCGTCCCAGAATTCGGAATACCTTACCTTGAAGGAAATAGTGCTCCTGAAGATTGGTTTAAGGGCGTTGATAAGGTTGTCAAACGTATTCTCATCAGCGCCGGGGATGCAGAAATTTTTCGAGACGCTATCATCAAGTATACAAAAACAATTGAGAAGCATCACAAAGACGTTACATTCTTCCTCGAAAAACATGGAGTCCATGATGATCCATTCCTACTCTTCCTTGTTGGGGAGCCCAACAGGGGAAAGTTGACCCCATTTATAATCGACTGGTTGGACAAGGGCTTCAATGCATAG